The genomic region TGGCTCACCAGCCCAAGAGCATCCATCAGGCCGCGGCGGCGGGCTACGATCTGCAGCTCTCCGGGCACACCCACGGCGGGCAGATGTGGCCGTGGAACCTGATCATCGGCTGGTTTCACCCCTATGCTGTCGGGCTGGCGCGCGAGGCCAGGACCTGGATCTACGTCAGCCGTGGCACCTGCTATTGGGGGCCGCCGATGCGCATCGGGGCGCCGGCGGAGATCACGCAGATCGAACTTCTGGCCGGAGCCCCCGACCGCGCCTACCGACGTCGGCGGCGCGATCGGGGCTAAGGCTTCCCGCGTCTGGCATCAACCCAGGGTGGCCGGGTCGATGCTGTAGGTGACGTTGCAGTAGTCGCAGCCGATCTCGATGGGCTCGTTGCTGGCAGCGAGCTCCGCACGCTCCGCCGGGCTTAAGGTGGCCAGGGCGCCCAGGATGCGCTCTTCGCTGCAGTTGCAGCCGAAGCGAAAGAGGTCTTCGCCGAGGATGCGGTAGGGCACCTCCTCAAAGACCGCTTTGAGTATGCCTTCATTCTCGAAGCTGCCGACCTCAAAGACCTTCTGAGTGCCGGTCTGCTCCAGGCGCTCGGTGACCGCGGCCAGCGTGTCGACGTGGGCGTCGGGCAAAAGCTGTACGAGAAATCCTCCGGCGTAGGTCAGCTGGCCCTGATCGTCGAAGAGGGTGCGCAGGCCGACCACCGAGTGGATCTGCTCGCTCTGCTTGAGGTAGCCGGCGATGGACTCACCCAGGCCGTAACCCTCCAGGGTCTCGACGATGCCCTGGTGGAGTTTGCCGGTGTAGGTGTCGCGGTGCACGCTGAGCAGGGTTTTGGGGCCGAGCGAGATGGTGTTGTCGCGCTCCTGCTGAATCAGCGCGCGGGTCACTCCGTCGGGGTGGCTGTCGGCGACGATGGAGCCGTGTTCAGGGTGTTTCAGCACTGTCTGCAGGCGGTAGTCCGGGCTCATGGCCAGGCGCAGCAGCACGGTGGCGGTGGCCAGCTCGGCCAGCCGCGGCGCGATCTCCGAGCCGGCCTGCTGGGCCTCGAGAACGCCGCGGGCGGTGGTGGTAGCGTTGATGGCGATGACGCGAAACGAGCCGTCTTCGCTCATCGCGCGCAGGCCCTGATCGTCAGGACTTTGGGGGGATAGGGTGCTCATGGCTGCAGCTTTCCGTAACGGGTCGATGTGGGGGAGTCTGACGCTCCGAAGGGAGGGAAACACCGAAGGTCGATGACTATTTCCCAGAGGTGGTTTCGGCCGGGGGAGACGCGCCGGCGCCCCTCCCGGGGAGGGGCGCGTGGAGGCGATGCTTATACCGTTGCCAGCCCCTAAGGTGTTGAACAGGCTGGCTTTTTGGTCACGCTATAAAAGCGGTGTTAGTTTCGGCGATAGAGGGTGACGACGGCCGCGCCGCCCAGCCCAAGGTTGTGCTGGAGCGCAATCTCGGCGCCCTCAACCTGGCGCTGGTCGGCCTGGCCGCGCAGCTGCCAGGTCAGCTCGGCGCATTGCGCAAGGCCGGTGGCCCCCAGGGGGTGGCCCTTGGAGATGAGCCCGCCCGAGGGGTTGACGACCCACTTGCCACCGTAGGTGACATCACCCGCGTCGATGAGCTGGCCGGCCTTGCCTTCCTCGCAGAGCCCGAGCGCCTCATAGGTGATGAGCTCGTTGGTGGAGAAGCAGTCGTGAAGCTCGATCACGTCGACATCCGCGATGCTCAGGCCGCTCTCGGCAAAGACCTGAGCTGCCGCGAGTTTGCTCATCTGGAAGCCCACCAGGTCGATGGCGCTCTTGCCAAAGGAGGCCGGGGTGTCGGTGGTCATGCTCATCGCGGCGATCTCGATGGCCTGATCTTCCAGGCCCAGCTCGCGCACCTTCTCCTCGCTCATCAGCACCGCGGCGGCCGCCCCGTCGGAGGTCGGGCAGCACTGCAGCATGGTCAGCGGGTGGTGCACCGGTCGCGACTCCAGGATGGCCTCCAGGCTGTACTCGTCCTGGAACTGGGAGCGGGGGTTTTTGGTGGAGTGGAGGTGGTTCTTATGGGCGATTTTTGCAAAATGCTCCACGGTCGTGCCGTAGCGCTCCATATGCTCCAGGCCGGCGTTGCCGAAGATCTGGGGGGCGGGCGGCGCTTTGGCAAAGCCGCGCTGGGAGGCCATCGTCTCAAAATGGCGGCCGAGCGGGTTGGCCCGGTCGTCCTGGCCGTCGGTCTTGAGCGAGCCGCGTTGCATCTTCTCAAAGCCCAGGGCCAGCGCGCAGTCGAGGATGCCCCCGGCGATGAGCTGGCGGGCCATAAAGAGGGCGGTGGAGCCGGTGGAGCAGTTGTTGTTGACGTTGTAGATCGGCACCCCGGTCAGCCCCAGCTCGTAGGCGGCGCGCTGTCCGCTGGTGGAGTCGCCGTAGACGTAGCCGCAGAAGACTTGCTCAATGGCCTGATAGTCCACGCCGGCGTCTTCCAGCGCCTGGGTGCCGGCCTCACGCACCATATCGGGGTAGTCCCACTCGCGGCGGCCGGGCTTCTCGAAGTTGGTCATACCGACGCCGACGACATAGACTTTGCGAGTCATTCTTGCTCCTGAAGTTGGGGGGATGAATCGTGGGTGAGCCCGGCGCTGGCGTGTGCCTTGGAGGCCGGGGTTGGCGTTTTCATCGCGGTCTGAGGCGCTTCACCAGGAGGGCTCGCCAGGTCGGGTTGCCAGGGCAGCGCGTAGGCGGAGTCCTCATCGAAGAGGTGCCCGAAGCGGGCGATGAGGTAGTCGATTTTGACGTTCTCGAAGGTCTCAATGAGGCGCGCGCGCTCGCGGCCCAACGTCTCCAGCAGGTTTTTCTGGGTGCGAAAAAGCGTACGCGAGAGGATGCGGTCGCGGTAGACGAGGATCTTGCGCCACCAGGTTAAAAAGAAAAAGGCCGTCATCGGCAGGCTGCTGACAAAGAGCACCATCGCCCAGATCGGCGGCCGCAGGTTGCTCCAGAGATACCAGCCCAGAAAGAGGTACCAGAGCGGAAAGGCAAAAAAGCTGTTGATCAGCGCGATGAAGGCGCGTTTGGCCTCTTCGGGCTGGTGAGACACGATGGCGCGCACCAGCAGATAGGGCACCAGGTTTGTGATCATCCCGTAGATCGCCAGCGGCCCAAACCCCAGCGCGTACGCGGTGAGTTTGATGGCTTCTCGTCGGCTGCTCAAGTTCTCGGGGCTATGCTCATGGACGATGTCGTGGCGCAGGCGCACCTGTTTTAAGTGGTCTTTGTAGCGGCGGATGTCCATACGCACCCGGGCGACCATCGCCGGGTTTCGCTGCTCGTAGAAGTCGACCGCGTCGGCGATGGCCTGCTCGATGGTGAAGCGATCATCGAGGTCGGGGCGAGGACCGTCGGCGGCGCGCGCCCGATCGAAGAGCTTGTGGGTGAGCGGGCGCAGGTCGACGTCGTAGGCCCCCATAAACTCCGAGAGGAGCTCGTTTCCGTAGATGCGGTGGATGTCCATCACGAGCTGGCGGTTGCGCTCGTCGTGCACGTGGGTGGCCACGTCGCGCAGGCGTTGCAAAATAAGCTGCGTGAGTTCGTAGACGGCCTGACGGGGATCCTGGCGGTGGAGGTCGGCAAAATCTCGCACATCGATGGGCTTGCCGTAGCGAATTAAGACGCTGGAGAGGAAGCGGTCGCGGTCGGCGAAGTTCAGCCCCACCGGCTGGATCTGAACGCCCAGGCGGTAGTCGTTGCGGGCTTCGGCTTCCAGGGCCAGGCGGGCGGTGCCGGTTTTGATCTCGCGGACCTGGCGGTCGGGGGAGTTGGCGCCCTCGGGGAACATGCCGACGCAGCCTCCGGCCTCCAGCAATTCAAAAGCGCGGTAGAAGCTGTTCTGGTTGCGTGCCGGCTGCCCACCCAGCTCGCTGGCGCGGTAGATGGGGATGACGCCCACCCCGTTGAGTACCGCGCGCACCACCGGATGTTTGAAGATGCCGCTGCGCGCCATGTAGTTGATACGAAAGGGCGACTCGGTGGCCAGGAGCACCGTGTCCATGATGGAGTTGGGGTGGTTGGCCGCCAGGATCATCGGCTGGTTCTGAGGGATATTCTCCTGGCCGACGACCTGGATGTCGTAGAAGTAGAGGCGCACCGAACCCTGCGCCAGAAAGCGCACCCCGCGATAGAAGTAGGGCATGGCCGTGGCATGCTTATAAAGATCGGCGTCAGCCACAACGAGGTCCTGAAGATCAGAAAGAGGGTGCGTCTGTGGTCGGCGCTCAGGTGCCCTGAGATTCGGCACGCTGCGCGACGTGGTAGGCGTCGGCGATCGACCACATCGAGACGACCCAGCCCATCCAGAAGAGCCATAACATCATGCTGGTCGCGAACATCAGCCCGCCCTTAAGGGGCTCGCCGTTGTAGACCTGTCCCAGGCCGGTGAAAAGGAAGCTGAGCAGGCCGGCGACGAAGGGGCGGCGGTCGGGGCGTACGTGCTGCTGGGGGAGGTTGTCGCGAAAGGGGACAAGCTCCTGGCGGCGCGTATCGACCGGGGCGGCGAAGGGCGAGCCGGCATAAGGCGATGGCCGTGCCGAGGCCACCGAAGTTGGCTGGCTGCGCGGGGATGCGGGGGGCGCATATCCCGGGGGGGAGCGACGAATCGGGCCCACCGAGCCGTCGGTACCGTCGGGCGACGAGGTCTGGGGCGCCGGGGCGGAGCTCCAGCGCTGCGGGTTACCGTAGGCGGCCGAAGGGCCGGGCGTATGCGCCGCGTAGCGCGCGTCCGGGAGAGCGTCGTACGAGGCATCTTCGCCAGACGCATAGGACGCGTAGGGCGAAGGCGTTGATTGCGGATGGGCGGGCTGCGAGGCGGCGTCCTGGTGGTACGCGGGGGCGGGTGCCGGAGCGGGCTCAGGGGGCAGTGTGCCCGGGGGCAGGCGGTAGCCGAAGTCGTGATCGCCGCTGAAGTCGAGCGCCAGCAGATCGTGGGTGACCATCTCGTCGAGCAGCGCCTCGGCCTCACGCACCGGCACGCCCATGCGGTAGGCGAGGTGCGCCGGCGAGAGGGTGGTGACGCCTTCTTCGAAAAAGATGCCGAGAACGGCCTGGTGACGGCTGGACATGGTGGGGAGTGCTCCTCGGTAGGGGGCAATGGGCCGGGCCGGCCCGCGCGCAGGGCAACAATGCGCAGGCCCGGCGCTGCATTCCCAATGCTCGACGCCATGCTAACGCGCGGGGGCAAATCTTGTAAATGTTCGCCCGTTGTGATCGGGCGGGTTGCTGGGCGGGGGGCGATGGTTACGTTTAGTTGCGTCTGCGGGAGGTATCGGCAGGACAGACACGAGCAGGCGCTGTGCGAGAGGGGACGTCCGCAGCGCTAAGGCAAGACCTGACAACAGCAAGGGGGGATGCATGTCGAGATTCACACCGTGGTGGTGTGCGCTGGTGTTGTGTGGGGCGCTGGTAGGTTGTGATGAGGTTGGTGAGCGAGAGCGCGGGGTTCCCGGCGAGGGCGCCGGCCAGGGGCAGACGGGGCTGAGCATGTTGCTCGCCGTGCAGGGCCCCTCCGATGTGCGGGCGATGCGTTATGAGGTGCGGCGCTGCGGCGAGTCGGAGGCGGTGTTGGAGGAGCTCCGCCTTCTTGAGGACTTGCAGCTTCCCGGGGAGATTCCCGAGTTTGTGGATTCGCCGCTCGACGAGGACTCCGAGCATCAGTTCGCGGACTACTTCGCGGTCCTGGAGGCGGGCTGTTACGACGTGACGATCACACCGATGCGGGGGCGCAACACCCCCTCGGAGAAGTGTTCGCCGGCGAGCGCGGAAGATGTGGAGGTGGATGAGGGGGCGACCACCGAGATCCTCATCATCAGCCAGTGCGAGGGCGAGGAGACCGGCGCGCTCGATGTGATCGCGACTTTGAATCATCCCCCGGAGATCAAAAAGCTGACCTACCACCCGGGTAAGTTCATGACCTGCCCGGCGACGTTGAAGTTGTGCGCGACGGTGCGCGACCCCGACCAGGATCCGGTGCGTCTGACCTGGAAGCAGCTCAGCGGTCCAGAGGTTGAAAGCGGCCCGGAGGTCATTCATCGCTACACCTACCACGGTAAGACCGTGGAGTGCGTGCGCTATGAGCTCGATGACGTCTCGGCCAACTACTACTTCGGCGTGAAGGTTCAGGACCTTTTCCACCTGGACGACGAGCTGGTGACCGCCGAGGAGTGGTATGCCGAGATGGGCTACGGGCAGGTGCGCTCGCGCGCCACGCTGAAGTTCCCGGCCTACGTGAGCTGCCCGTCTGAGCCGGACGCCGGTGATGATGTGGGCACCGATGTGGGCGGGGAGTTTGACGCCGGTGATGATGTGGGCACCGATGTGGGCGGGGAGTTTGATGCGGGTGACGATACCGGCGGTGAGCCCGATGTGGGTGAACCCGACGTTGGCGAGCCTGATGTGGGTGAACCCGATGTTGGCGAGCCTGATGTTGGCGAGCCCGGGGAGGTCTGCCCGCGCACCCGCGGCTACTGGCAGAATCACAACCGCTTTCTGACCGGCAACCAGTACTACCCCTGGCCGATTGATGAAGATACGCCCCTGTGCGGGGAGACCTGGCTCGACATCCTCGGGCAGCAGCCGATGGGAGACGCCTGGTACATCCTGGCGCCTCAATTCATCGCCGCCAGCCTCAATGTCGCCGATGGCGCCTTTGCTCCGCCGGCGGTCATTGCCGCGCTGGCGCAGGCCGAGACGCTTCTGGCGCAGTGTACGCAGATTCCGCCGGCCAGCGCCGACGGTGCCGTCGCGACTGCCCTGGGCGCCATCCTGGATGCGTTCAACCGTGGGCTGCTCACCGAGTGCGAAGGTGACGACGATGACGACGATGACGACGATAACGACGATGATGACGACGATGACGACGATGACGACGATGACGACGATGACGATGATGACGATGACTGAGTTTAAGCCGCGGCAACAATGCTGAACGTTGTGCGATTGTGAGGATCGAAAGGAGCGCCCCCTTTTCAGGGGGCGTTTTTCGTTCTTGTGCGGCGCGGCGATAGCGTTGTCATGGGCCGGGGGGGGGGATTCTGTGATTAGTGAGAATTGTTTGGTCTAGCCAGGGTGCTGATTACATTAGGTACTCGAACGCGCGAAGTTGCCACATGACTGCTGGTGTAGAGCCGATCGCGCTGTATTCGTTCCCTGATTCCTCGCGAGGATGCTGGATCATCGCCAACGCACAGGATGTGCGGCGCATGATCGTTTGTCGCAACACGTAGTCGCAGAGATCACGAACGCGCGTGGGGCGCGTGGGTCTCGGGCTTCCTTGCAGAGGGCCCACCTGAAGATGGTGTGTCCGCTGCCTGTCCATCGCGTCGTATGAGGAGGTAGAGGATGAGAGGAACGATCAGGTTGGCCTTGAGTCTGGCCTGCGCGGGAGCGCTGGCTGGCTGTGGCATGGAGAGCCTTGACCCGCCGGCGCCCGATCCGTCGGGAGGCGGCGGTGAGACCGGCCTGGCGCTGACGGTAGACCTCAGTGAGGTCGAGTCGGTGGCCGGGGTGCGCTTTATCGTCGAGACATGTGAAGGGGAGGAGGTTGTCGTTGATGAGCGAACGCTCGATGAACTCGACTTTCCCGATGACGAGGCCTTTGACGATCTGGAGGTCGCCGATCAGCAGGGGGTGATCTTTGCGGATTACTTCGTGGTGCTCGAAGAGGGCTGCTACGACGTGGAGATCGTGCCCATTGATGAAGATGGCGAGGAGGTCGAGCTCTGTGAGCCCT from Lujinxingia vulgaris harbors:
- a CDS encoding 1-acyl-sn-glycerol-3-phosphate acyltransferase, which encodes MADADLYKHATAMPYFYRGVRFLAQGSVRLYFYDIQVVGQENIPQNQPMILAANHPNSIMDTVLLATESPFRINYMARSGIFKHPVVRAVLNGVGVIPIYRASELGGQPARNQNSFYRAFELLEAGGCVGMFPEGANSPDRQVREIKTGTARLALEAEARNDYRLGVQIQPVGLNFADRDRFLSSVLIRYGKPIDVRDFADLHRQDPRQAVYELTQLILQRLRDVATHVHDERNRQLVMDIHRIYGNELLSEFMGAYDVDLRPLTHKLFDRARAADGPRPDLDDRFTIEQAIADAVDFYEQRNPAMVARVRMDIRRYKDHLKQVRLRHDIVHEHSPENLSSRREAIKLTAYALGFGPLAIYGMITNLVPYLLVRAIVSHQPEEAKRAFIALINSFFAFPLWYLFLGWYLWSNLRPPIWAMVLFVSSLPMTAFFFLTWWRKILVYRDRILSRTLFRTQKNLLETLGRERARLIETFENVKIDYLIARFGHLFDEDSAYALPWQPDLASPPGEAPQTAMKTPTPASKAHASAGLTHDSSPQLQEQE
- a CDS encoding lipid-transfer protein, which translates into the protein MTRKVYVVGVGMTNFEKPGRREWDYPDMVREAGTQALEDAGVDYQAIEQVFCGYVYGDSTSGQRAAYELGLTGVPIYNVNNNCSTGSTALFMARQLIAGGILDCALALGFEKMQRGSLKTDGQDDRANPLGRHFETMASQRGFAKAPPAPQIFGNAGLEHMERYGTTVEHFAKIAHKNHLHSTKNPRSQFQDEYSLEAILESRPVHHPLTMLQCCPTSDGAAAAVLMSEEKVRELGLEDQAIEIAAMSMTTDTPASFGKSAIDLVGFQMSKLAAAQVFAESGLSIADVDVIELHDCFSTNELITYEALGLCEEGKAGQLIDAGDVTYGGKWVVNPSGGLISKGHPLGATGLAQCAELTWQLRGQADQRQVEGAEIALQHNLGLGGAAVVTLYRRN
- a CDS encoding Hsp33 family molecular chaperone HslO, giving the protein MSTLSPQSPDDQGLRAMSEDGSFRVIAINATTTARGVLEAQQAGSEIAPRLAELATATVLLRLAMSPDYRLQTVLKHPEHGSIVADSHPDGVTRALIQQERDNTISLGPKTLLSVHRDTYTGKLHQGIVETLEGYGLGESIAGYLKQSEQIHSVVGLRTLFDDQGQLTYAGGFLVQLLPDAHVDTLAAVTERLEQTGTQKVFEVGSFENEGILKAVFEEVPYRILGEDLFRFGCNCSEERILGALATLSPAERAELAASNEPIEIGCDYCNVTYSIDPATLG